One Streptomyces lincolnensis genomic region harbors:
- a CDS encoding family 2 encapsulin nanocompartment cargo protein terpene cyclase, whose translation MSAPPESTAPPPAPSRRPPVPPGPLRTSRARRGGPIPGIRHRPAVPADPEKVREIDARLEAWARGLDLFPPAWSGDFSGFQFGRAVVLQHPGAADLDRLTAAGELLLAENLVDSCYCEEDEGRGASARGLGGRLILAQAALDPFHATPALEAQWREGVQADGPLRSYHWALKDYAAFATPSQTDRFVHDIARLHLGYLAEAAWSEIRYTPRVWEYLVMRQFNNFRPCLSIVDAVDGYELPEAVYARPEIQRLTALACNATTIVNDLYSFTKELASDPTHLNLPVVVAANDRRGLKAAYLRSVEIHNQIMDTFEEEAATLSATSPPVERYARGLAAWVSGNHEWHATNTHRYHLPNYW comes from the coding sequence ATGAGCGCACCTCCCGAATCCACCGCGCCCCCACCCGCCCCCTCCCGTCGCCCGCCCGTCCCGCCGGGGCCCTTGCGCACCTCGCGGGCCCGGCGGGGCGGCCCGATCCCCGGCATCAGACACCGGCCCGCCGTGCCCGCCGATCCCGAGAAGGTGCGGGAGATCGACGCACGGCTGGAGGCCTGGGCCCGCGGGCTCGACCTGTTCCCGCCGGCCTGGTCGGGGGACTTCTCGGGGTTCCAGTTCGGCCGGGCCGTGGTGCTCCAGCATCCGGGCGCGGCCGACCTGGACCGCCTCACCGCGGCCGGTGAACTGCTGCTCGCCGAGAACCTCGTCGACAGCTGCTACTGCGAGGAGGACGAGGGCAGGGGTGCCTCCGCGCGCGGTCTGGGCGGCCGGCTGATCCTGGCCCAGGCGGCCCTGGATCCCTTCCACGCGACCCCCGCCCTGGAGGCCCAGTGGCGCGAGGGCGTACAGGCCGACGGGCCGCTGCGCTCCTACCACTGGGCGCTGAAGGACTACGCCGCCTTCGCCACGCCCAGCCAGACGGACCGCTTCGTCCACGACATCGCCCGCCTGCACCTCGGCTATCTCGCCGAGGCCGCCTGGTCGGAGATCCGGTACACGCCCCGGGTGTGGGAGTACCTGGTGATGCGGCAGTTCAACAACTTCCGGCCGTGTCTGTCGATCGTCGACGCCGTGGACGGCTACGAACTGCCCGAGGCGGTCTACGCCCGTCCCGAGATCCAGCGGCTCACCGCCCTGGCCTGCAACGCCACCACGATCGTCAACGACCTCTACTCCTTCACCAAGGAACTCGCGAGCGATCCGACCCACCTCAACCTGCCCGTGGTCGTCGCCGCGAACGACCGGCGCGGTCTGAAGGCCGCCTACCTGCGCTCCGTGGAGATCCACAACCAGATCATGGACACCTTCGAGGAGGAGGCCGCGACGCTCTCGGCGACCTCCCCGCCGGTCGAGCGCTACGCCCGGGGCCTGGCGGCCTGGGTGTCCGGCAACCACGAGTGGCACGCCACCAACACCCACCGCTACCACCTGCCGAACTACTGGTGA
- a CDS encoding SRPBCC family protein, with protein sequence MSKVEESIEVGVPVHTAYNQWTQFETFPQFMSGVERIEQRTDTLTHWVTSVNGVHKEFDAEITEQIPDERVAWTTVGGEAEQAGVVTFHRLDDDHTKVMLQMDFHPDSVTEKVGDKLGFVKRQTKGDLERFKKFIEERGQETGGWRGAVI encoded by the coding sequence GTGTCCAAGGTCGAGGAATCCATCGAGGTCGGAGTGCCGGTGCACACCGCCTACAACCAGTGGACGCAGTTCGAGACCTTCCCCCAGTTCATGAGCGGGGTGGAGCGCATCGAGCAGCGCACGGACACGCTCACCCACTGGGTGACCAGTGTGAACGGCGTGCACAAGGAGTTCGACGCCGAGATCACCGAACAGATCCCCGACGAGCGGGTCGCGTGGACCACGGTCGGCGGCGAGGCGGAGCAGGCGGGTGTCGTCACCTTCCACCGGCTCGACGACGACCACACCAAGGTGATGCTCCAGATGGACTTCCATCCGGACAGCGTCACCGAGAAGGTCGGCGACAAGCTCGGTTTCGTGAAGCGTCAGACCAAGGGTGACCTGGAGCGCTTCAAGAAGTTCATCGAGGAGCGCGGCCAGGAGACCGGTGGCTGGCGCGGCGCGGTGATCTAA
- a CDS encoding geranyl diphosphate 2-C-methyltransferase yields the protein MTTADAVTTTAPVPTQSTYQNRVADYWNAEENPVNLELGKLDDLYHHHYGIGDVDLAVLDYPDPVRRRDRITAELHRLEHAQAELLASRLGPLSPGDRVFDAGCGRGGGSVVAHLRYGCEADGVTISAKQAEFANAQARKRGIDDLVRYHHRNMLDTGLPSGAFAASWNNESTMYVELDLLFAEHARLLRRGGRYAVITGCYNDTYGQASREVSLINAHYICDIHPRSAYFRAMARNRLVPVHVEDLTAAAIPYWELRKQADHLVTGIEDTFLTAYRNGSFQYLLIAADRV from the coding sequence TTGACGACCGCCGACGCCGTCACCACGACCGCACCGGTGCCGACCCAGTCGACGTACCAGAACCGCGTCGCGGACTACTGGAACGCCGAGGAGAACCCGGTCAACCTCGAACTCGGAAAGCTCGACGACCTCTACCACCACCACTACGGCATCGGAGACGTCGACCTCGCCGTCCTCGACTACCCCGACCCGGTCCGCCGGCGCGACCGGATCACCGCGGAACTGCACCGTCTGGAACACGCGCAGGCCGAGCTCCTCGCCTCCCGGCTCGGGCCCCTCTCCCCCGGTGACCGCGTCTTCGACGCCGGCTGCGGGCGGGGCGGCGGCAGCGTCGTCGCACACCTGCGGTACGGCTGCGAGGCCGACGGGGTCACGATCTCCGCCAAGCAGGCCGAGTTCGCGAACGCGCAGGCCCGCAAGCGGGGCATCGACGACCTGGTCCGCTACCACCACCGGAACATGCTGGACACCGGGTTGCCGTCCGGGGCGTTCGCCGCGTCGTGGAACAACGAGTCCACCATGTACGTCGAACTCGACCTGCTGTTCGCCGAGCACGCCCGGCTGCTGCGCCGCGGCGGACGCTATGCCGTCATCACCGGCTGCTACAACGACACCTACGGGCAGGCCTCCCGCGAGGTCTCCCTGATCAACGCCCACTACATCTGCGACATCCATCCTCGCTCGGCGTACTTCCGGGCCATGGCCAGAAACCGGCTGGTGCCCGTCCATGTGGAGGACCTCACCGCGGCGGCGATCCCCTACTGGGAGCTGCGCAAGCAGGCCGACCACCTGGTCACGGGCATCGAGGACACCTTCCTGACCGCCTACCGCAACGGCAGCTTCCAGTACCTGCTGATCGCCGCCGACCGCGTGTGA
- a CDS encoding ribonuclease H family protein, giving the protein MIGRMRERVVAACDGASKGNPGPAGWAWVVADDTETPTRWEAGALGKATNNVAELTALERLLAATDRDVPLEIRMDSQYAMKAVTTWLPGWKRNGWKTAAGKPVANQDLVVRIDELLDGRSVEFRYVPAHQVDGDPLNDFADRAASQAAIVQEPAGSGLGSPEPPPAPDAPPARAPRKRTGGTKTSGARGGGSARTIKAKFPGRCLCGRAYAAGESIAKNAQGWGHPECRTEAAG; this is encoded by the coding sequence ATGATCGGGCGCATGCGTGAACGTGTGGTGGCCGCGTGCGACGGGGCTTCGAAGGGAAACCCCGGACCGGCGGGCTGGGCCTGGGTGGTCGCGGACGATACGGAGACTCCGACCCGCTGGGAGGCGGGGGCGCTCGGAAAGGCCACCAACAACGTGGCCGAACTGACCGCCCTGGAACGCCTGTTGGCCGCGACCGACCGGGACGTACCGCTGGAGATCCGGATGGACTCCCAGTACGCCATGAAGGCCGTGACCACCTGGCTGCCAGGCTGGAAGCGCAACGGCTGGAAGACGGCCGCCGGCAAGCCCGTCGCCAACCAGGACCTGGTCGTGCGTATCGACGAACTGCTCGACGGCCGCTCGGTGGAGTTCCGCTACGTGCCCGCCCACCAGGTGGACGGCGATCCGCTCAACGACTTCGCCGACCGGGCCGCCAGCCAGGCCGCGATCGTCCAGGAGCCCGCGGGCAGCGGTCTCGGCTCGCCGGAACCGCCGCCCGCACCGGACGCCCCGCCCGCCCGCGCGCCACGCAAGCGCACGGGCGGGACCAAGACGTCCGGCGCACGCGGCGGCGGCTCGGCCCGGACCATCAAGGCGAAGTTCCCCGGTCGTTGCCTGTGCGGGCGCGCCTACGCGGCGGGGGAATCCATCGCCAAGAACGCGCAGGGGTGGGGCCATCCGGAGTGCCGTACGGAAGCGGCCGGATAG
- the melC2 gene encoding tyrosinase MelC2 → MTVRKNQATLTADEKRRFVTAVLELKRSGRYDTFVTTHNEFIVADTDNGERTGHRSPSFLPWHRRFLLEFERALQSVDASVALPYWDWSTDRSARSSLWAPDFLGGTGRSRDGRVTDGPFAAATGVWPITVRLDGRTYLRRALGGAGRELPTRAEVDSVLSIPTYDMAPWNSASDGFRNHLEGWRGVNLHNRVHVWVGGQMATGVSPNDPVFWLHHAYIDKLWAQWQRRHPDAGYVPAAGTPDVVDLDETMKPWHDTRPADLLDHTRHYTFDTD, encoded by the coding sequence ATGACCGTCCGCAAGAACCAGGCGACCCTGACCGCCGACGAGAAGCGGCGCTTCGTCACCGCCGTCCTGGAGCTCAAGCGCAGCGGCCGCTACGACACCTTCGTCACCACGCACAACGAGTTCATCGTCGCCGACACCGACAACGGCGAACGCACCGGCCACCGTTCACCCTCGTTCCTGCCCTGGCACCGCAGATTCCTGCTGGAGTTCGAACGCGCCCTTCAGTCGGTGGATGCCTCGGTGGCGCTGCCGTACTGGGACTGGAGCACCGACCGCTCGGCGCGTTCCTCGCTGTGGGCGCCGGACTTTCTCGGCGGTACCGGGCGCAGCCGGGACGGCCGGGTGACGGACGGGCCGTTCGCCGCCGCCACCGGCGTCTGGCCGATCACCGTGCGCCTGGACGGGCGTACGTATCTGCGACGGGCGCTGGGCGGCGCCGGCCGGGAGCTGCCGACCCGGGCGGAGGTGGACTCCGTGCTGTCCATACCGACGTACGACATGGCGCCGTGGAACAGCGCCTCGGACGGTTTCCGCAACCATCTGGAGGGCTGGCGGGGCGTCAACCTGCACAACAGGGTGCATGTCTGGGTCGGCGGGCAGATGGCCACCGGGGTCTCGCCGAACGACCCGGTGTTCTGGCTGCATCACGCGTACATCGACAAGCTGTGGGCCCAGTGGCAGCGCCGTCACCCGGACGCCGGCTATGTGCCGGCCGCCGGGACGCCGGACGTGGTGGACCTCGACGAGACGATGAAGCCCTGGCACGACACGCGTCCCGCGGACCTGCTGGACCACACCCGCCACTACACCTTCGACACGGACTGA
- a CDS encoding VOC family protein, with translation MAVQPEGTPCWADAMFSDVEGAKSFYGDVLGWTFGEASSEYGNYTQAYADGKAVAAVVPPMPGQEGPSQWCLYLASPDAAATAGRIRENGGEVVMEPMQVGDFGTMCLGRDPAGVVFGVWQAGVHEGFEAPPEQAGAFCWAEVFTRETEKSDTFFPAVFGYTAKQMQDDAVDFRLFEVGGETVLGRMKMGEEFPPEVPPYINVYFTVADCDDAVARATKLGGILRFGPMDTPFGRFAALSDPQGASFSVIDVTTTAGDMPQVTDVS, from the coding sequence ATGGCCGTGCAACCTGAGGGAACCCCCTGTTGGGCCGATGCGATGTTCAGCGACGTCGAGGGAGCGAAGAGCTTCTACGGTGACGTCCTCGGCTGGACCTTCGGCGAGGCGTCGTCGGAGTACGGCAACTACACGCAGGCCTACGCGGACGGCAAGGCCGTCGCCGCCGTCGTCCCGCCGATGCCCGGCCAGGAGGGGCCGTCGCAGTGGTGCCTGTACCTCGCCTCCCCGGACGCCGCGGCGACCGCCGGCAGGATCCGCGAGAACGGCGGCGAGGTGGTGATGGAGCCGATGCAGGTCGGCGACTTCGGCACCATGTGCCTGGGGCGCGACCCCGCCGGCGTCGTCTTCGGCGTGTGGCAGGCGGGCGTCCACGAGGGGTTCGAGGCGCCGCCCGAGCAGGCCGGCGCGTTCTGCTGGGCCGAGGTCTTCACCCGGGAGACGGAGAAGTCGGACACGTTCTTCCCGGCCGTCTTCGGCTACACCGCCAAGCAGATGCAGGACGACGCGGTCGACTTCCGGCTCTTCGAGGTCGGCGGCGAGACGGTCCTCGGCCGCATGAAGATGGGCGAGGAGTTCCCGCCCGAGGTGCCGCCGTACATCAACGTCTACTTCACCGTCGCCGACTGCGACGACGCCGTCGCCCGGGCCACCAAGCTCGGCGGCATCCTCCGGTTCGGGCCGATGGACACCCCCTTCGGCCGCTTCGCGGCGCTGAGCGACCCGCAGGGCGCCAGCTTCTCGGTGATCGACGTCACCACGACCGCGGGAGACATGCCGCAGGTCACGGACGTCTCCTGA
- a CDS encoding family 2B encapsulin nanocompartment shell protein — protein MSAPESASGPATDDPAPEPVTRSAGDDQLTSLGTRAARQLATTTKSEPQMQAITSRWLLKMLPWVDVRGGAYRVNRRLQLKVGRGRVQFDQNGADDVKVIPQTLTELPALRGYSDTEALREIASRFRVREVRAGQILFEAGQPVTEAYLIVHGRFTRFAVGKYGEEEVIGVVTDGDGLGDEAVGRADPLWLTSVRAETAGVVLALSWDTLTEFTGRTPSLAAHLEAYAARQSKPMNRKGEADVPVQAGHVGEPVLPGGFVDYELAPREYELSLTQTVLRVHSRVADLYNDPMDQTEQQLRLTIEEIRERQEWELVNNREFGLLHNIDHGQRISTFSGPPTPDDLDELLSMRRKTRLFLAHPKAIAAFFRQCNRLGLVPGTVSVEGHEVPGWRGVPIFPCSKIPIGPQHTSSIVALRTGEADQGVVGLFQTGIPEEYQPGLNVRFMGIDGTAIIRYLVTAYYSMAILVPDAAGVLENVQIGRTAD, from the coding sequence GTGTCCGCCCCCGAAAGCGCCAGCGGCCCCGCCACCGACGACCCCGCCCCCGAACCCGTCACCCGCTCCGCCGGAGACGACCAGCTCACCAGTCTCGGCACGCGGGCCGCACGTCAGCTCGCCACGACCACCAAGTCCGAACCCCAGATGCAGGCCATCACCTCGCGATGGCTGCTGAAGATGCTGCCGTGGGTGGACGTCCGGGGCGGCGCCTACCGCGTCAACCGGCGCCTCCAGCTGAAGGTGGGCCGGGGGCGGGTGCAGTTCGACCAGAACGGCGCCGACGACGTGAAGGTCATCCCTCAGACGCTCACCGAACTGCCCGCCCTGCGCGGCTACTCCGACACCGAGGCCCTCAGGGAGATCGCCTCCCGCTTCCGGGTGCGGGAGGTGCGCGCCGGGCAGATCCTCTTCGAGGCCGGCCAGCCCGTGACGGAGGCCTATCTGATCGTCCACGGCAGGTTCACCCGGTTCGCCGTCGGCAAGTACGGCGAGGAGGAGGTCATCGGGGTCGTCACCGACGGCGACGGCCTGGGTGACGAGGCCGTCGGCCGCGCCGACCCGCTGTGGCTGACCTCGGTGCGGGCCGAGACCGCCGGGGTGGTGCTCGCGCTGTCCTGGGACACCCTCACGGAGTTCACCGGGCGCACCCCGTCGCTTGCGGCCCATCTGGAGGCCTATGCCGCCCGGCAGAGCAAGCCCATGAACCGCAAGGGCGAGGCCGATGTCCCGGTGCAGGCCGGCCATGTGGGCGAGCCGGTGCTGCCCGGCGGCTTCGTCGACTACGAACTCGCCCCGCGCGAGTACGAGTTGTCGCTCACCCAGACGGTGCTGCGGGTCCACAGCCGGGTCGCCGACCTCTACAACGACCCCATGGACCAGACCGAGCAGCAGCTGCGGCTGACCATCGAGGAGATCCGCGAGCGGCAGGAGTGGGAACTCGTCAACAACCGCGAGTTCGGTCTGCTCCACAACATCGACCACGGCCAGCGCATCAGCACCTTCTCCGGGCCGCCGACCCCGGACGACCTGGACGAACTGCTCTCCATGCGCCGCAAGACCCGGCTCTTCCTCGCCCACCCGAAGGCCATCGCGGCCTTCTTCCGGCAGTGCAACCGGCTCGGCCTGGTGCCCGGCACGGTGTCCGTGGAGGGGCACGAGGTCCCCGGCTGGCGAGGGGTGCCCATCTTCCCGTGCAGCAAGATCCCGATCGGTCCGCAGCACACCAGCAGCATCGTCGCGCTGCGCACCGGTGAGGCGGACCAGGGGGTGGTGGGGCTGTTCCAGACCGGCATTCCCGAGGAGTACCAACCGGGCCTGAACGTACGGTTCATGGGCATCGACGGCACCGCGATCATCCGCTACCTCGTCACCGCCTACTACTCGATGGCCATCCTGGTCCCCGACGCGGCGGGGGTCCTGGAGAACGTCCAGATCGGCCGGACGGCCGACTGA